The DNA region TGTGGTAACTTTACCCAGAAAGGGTAACTTCCTCTTATCTATAGGGCAAATGAAGAAGAACTACCTTTTGATACAAATGAtgcaatacaaaataaaaaattcttacTAAGTACAATCTATGTGAGTGGATTGAATCATTAATCTATGTCAAAATGATTcactaaagaaaatgtaaataaaacctaGAAAGCTGAACCAGCTCTGAACGTCGTCCTGCTGACAGCGACTCTCCAGCTCTGATCTGTTGGAACGTTACAACGTTACAATATTAAAACAGCGCATCACGacctaaagaaaaaacaaaaaaacatagtaTGGCTGCTCTGAGTTCACCATCTCACCTGAAAGCCTGAAAGACCTGCTTTTCCAGGATGACGATGCGGATCAGAGATACAAAATCTGGATTCATCTCCTTAATAGCCACGGCCATGCCGTCCAGCATTGCTTTGCAAGATTCACCAAAGAGCATCCTGGCCTGTCCTGTAGTGGTGAACAAACAGCTTGAAGTTGACATGCTATTattagctgtgtttctattTACATGCTTAACATGGCTGGTTGGGTCTTCTTTGCTTGCTAAGCACCAATTCCAAacttattattaattttaacacaaaaattgtaactttttccttcttctcaCCTAACAGATTACCTGCTGTAAGCAAGTAGGTATTTAATGACACACAGATGAGTTTATACAGACCTGTATTAATGGCTGGGAAGGCCACTGAGCCATATCCTTTGCTCTCACAGTGCTGCAGGATTTTTTTGCAAGTGCTGCGGATCCTCTGGGTGCTGCCCTTGAACCTGGCATGGATAATTTGTTTGCATCCAAGCTGCCCAGCTGATGTTGAGCAAATGAGGTCTTCTGGGGTGCCCactaaaagcaaacaaaagcaaatacgATTCTTTATCTGAAACATATTCCAATTACAGTTAGATAATAGCTTTCATTTGAGGGCATCCGGagtattaaaaatgaatatgaaAGTTGACCCAAAGACTACTTTTACTCACTTTTGATTTGGTCTAAAGTGATTCGAGGAAGCATGCTctatgaacataaaaaaatatatatttttttaatctgtcaatGAGGTTTACCTTGTAGCAACTCAGCATGGACAGCAGGGCCGGCTGCTTCCAGAATGGCTTTGGAGACACCTTTGAAATGTATAATATTCACATATCAGTAAAAATAAAGGCCAACTGAAATGCTACATAAGGAAATCAGTAAAACCCATTTGTCCTTTTCTATGTTTATTAAAGAGTAAACACTCAAATATTACCAGTCAATAGATTAGTAAAGTTGGTCGTGTTGACGATGACATCAGTTCCTGCGTTTACGATGTCACCGCAGACGAGCTGAAGTTTGACTCTGCCGATCATGGCTGTGATCTCGTCATCAATTACAGACACACATTGGTAAAAGGAACCTGCAGAGGGggcaacaagaacaaaacatgtttttcttctttatgttttttattttaatctcataATCTATAAATCAAACGGGTTGCGTGTGATTTCCTGGTCCTTTTGTTGTGCCTGTTCTAAGAATATAACATCTGTAAAATTCCAACAACAGGTTTAAAGTTAAGAGTTCTGAAGTGTAAGTGGAGGCAAGTCTGAAATGTCCAGTCGATCAAAATGTTATGCTGTTATTATAGATGAGATTAACCTTTATTGCCATTGTACCAACATACAATGTGTAGAAGTAAAATTAATATAGTTTTCATGACCCCTAAATGTCTTTAAtttgtctgatgtaatattctaatcttaaatgttgtgtttccattcactgtaaacagaagaataaaacaacaagttACCCTTTCAATAATATTATAAGTTACTGAATAGGTCTGTATATAATATGACTATGCTGAAGCCGTTATTGCTCATTATTTTTCATGAGGTTTTATAAAAGTGTATAAAGTCCAGTTTTCATGACAGTCTTTATAGATTTTGCTACCTTTAATCATTCTGGTCATCTGTAAAATTAGAAACTAACTGATACACTGAATACTTTCTtataaactatatatttttaggTAACACCAAAGTGCTTATTTAATTGTTCTTGTTGGATCGCAAGCTAGTGGTTCAACACTAAAGGAGCAATAAAAAAGGCAGAAGGCCAAAAGTTACCAGTGGGAATATGAGGTAACAAATTGAAGGATAATGATTTAACTTCTTAACTGTTGCCACTTCAGTGTGTATTCCACAAAGTATATTTTTGTGGACGTCACAAAAGCAAAACCTCAACCAAATCAGATGCACTGCGTACGCTACAtagcttagcttagcattaggAAGCTGCttacagtaaaaaaagaagttcaaatattaaacatctGAAGGTCACTGGCCAGAGGCCAATCAGTCAGAACGCTGATCAAATACAGATGAGGTAAAAATAATATGTGAAGATCATTTAGATACACAGTATTCacaatattatgaaaaaaaattatataaccTTCAGCTAAATCAACATGGCTTATGTATCCGTTTTGAAGCAACACACCCTGGGTGCACTTAAAGGcctgtaaaagaaataaaaaagtgtttaaaagaaaagtgtcAAACTCTCAATTTTAAAACCAAAGATTTCTCTTACCTGGCTCGATTCTTTGTCCTTCGGGTAAACGATGACTCGAACTCGGAAGGATGTCTTCTCGGTCCGGTTTTGTCCATATACACCAATCTCCTCCAGAAGAATTGTGGAAGCAATTTTGTGTGGAAAGCGTAAGAGAACGCCAGTCCCAAGAACCGGCAGAGCTACTGAGCTGTAGCCTCTGATTTTACAGATGGCCAGAATCCGTTTGATTCCCTGTCGTAGCGCCTGGAAAGTGAAAGCAACGCTTGTAGTTTTGAAGAAGACACGGCAACGGCAACATTTGAAGTATGATTTTTACACAAGTTCGTCACCTGGGCTGCAGATCCATGTTCTTTATTATCCCAGCAGAGTAGGTTGAGGAAGATGACTGCTTTACATTTAAGACCAGGTAGGCCGTCAACCACAACTGTTTCACCTGGCAGAGTCGCCTTTCCTGTTTCCTTGGTaaacttttctttcagctgttttccaATTATATTGCTCAAAGTCTTTCCAATGTGAGAAGAGAGAGGATCATGGCCAATCATAGGACATACGATGGCATCGTCCTAGAGGacgaaaaaatatgtttcaactAGCTAAACACCAGTAAAAACTTGTTTAATCTAGAGTTTAACACAATGCACTTCAACATCTTAAACATCCTCAACAAAGTATTGAGGAATTTATTGATGCAATTCTGACATGGACACACAGTTACTTACCTGCTGATCCTCAATGGCTCCTTGAACAACCTCGACTTGGTAACCAGTTCCAGGAGTGGCTCCACTTGCTGCTTGTTGACCCGGAAAATGCATCTGAAACGCCAAACACTTGATAGTTATTGCCTCAGGATGCCCATCACAGACTTACCATCAACCCATCAGTATGACTTTGCTCAGCTGTCATCCACCCCGACTAGCATGACAGGTACAGTAGTCTCAGAGGTAGCTGTGAGGCAAAGAGTACTCTGCAGTCAGAAAGTTGTCAGTTTGACTCCATCTTTCACAACTACGTCAATGTGCCATCAGGTCCAGGGACTAAACTCCGAGTTACTTACTGATCTGTGTACCAAGAGGCAAGCTGGGGGAATGTGACATGGTGTAAAGGTGCTATGAGTGGTCGGTATGACTCGAAAAGTCCATCACCCCTGCCCACTGAATCCATATACCGATGCATGAATGGGTAATGAATCCACATCCCACAGAACATCTTCCACAATCATTACCCATTCCCTGCAAAATCATCCTGAAGAAAAGCCTCACAGAGCCAGCGCACACCTGCGGTATCGTTCATTGctgagtttcttttattttctgatatttttcaaGGCAAACATGTTTTTAGTAGTACTTCTTAGATTCAGCCTTGGAGCATTTAAAAGAACTGCTTGATTTGTCTTGGTAGAAgtgtattttaaatgattattttttttaggaaactAGAGATATGTTTCTGAGATGTTTGGCAGTGGAACAAGAAAAATTCTTTGACACACAAAGTTGCTTGCCAAAAGAGAGAAAGCCGCCGCTCTCTGATTCAGCGTGCTCcgataatatttttttacttcaaacacATACATGATGTGGATTTTCTGCTGGCAGAAGCATCACCACATCCTGCTTTTCGTTCTGCGTTTTTTTGTTGGATTTCTTGCCTGCTTCTGTTTTCATAATGTTTGTATCTGTGCATAAATCAGACAACGTCCTGATGCGATCACTACAAACTTTCTTGAAAAGCTCAACACCTTGACATTATCAAGCGCAACACCGGCTATCCTGCTATGGAAACTTGTCTGAGGGATTCCTATCAGTGTGTATAATTGAGCCATTTTTTCATGCCAGTTTTTCAATCACCAGAAATACAACAAAGTTTCCCTGAtgctattattttaaagttattttagatGTGGTAAATACAATTCCagtttaattaatcacatttccCCCCCTTAATATTTGAAGACACTGCAGATACTTTGCTTTGCACTTCACACACTGTTCTTGAAGTACACATTTACACACCAACactctgcttttctttgtttctttcgtGTTCTGACAGGTTCGGATATGTAGAGTGTGGGTTATTTAACCACAATGTAACTCATCAGCATGTGAGCTCAGTGAGAGGCGAAAGTGAAACCTAGAAAAATgcctgttttttaaaacattgatgGCCACAAATATAGCAGTAAACAGTTAgcaaaaaaagataagaaactttagcaaatttattttgtttcttaccTTCTCTCTCCTTAAAAGCAAAGCAGTAAACTTTCCCCCCCTGCCAACTATATGACTCTCTACTAGAATCTCCTTTTGTTCAACGACATCAAATGAGGAAGCATTGAGCCTCTTTCTTTGACTGGTTCAGACGGAAGAAGACTTATCTTTACATAAATCAAGACAGCAGTGGAGTTGTTACAAGGCGGAGCTGGAAAGTTTAGGTTGCGTTTGCGCCGCCTGTTGGCCAGGTGTCGATATATGGAAGCGTGCAACGCCGGTAACCCACACCTGTTtgcaaaacagcaataaaactaTAATAGACATTGTTATCATAATTGTAATGTAATGAAATGCAATCGTTAATGATGACTGTTTTGATAGTAATTATAGCACctcaatatcaataaataaagaagtaaataaattcCCTCAAAAGATTCTATGAAAACTTtgaactactttttttttatcttctaggtattttggttctgtgaaataaaaacattaatttaggTGCAATTTGCCAAAGGGcgtttaaaaaatgtaactaagCTACACAAACAACTCCACACATTCCTCTCTAAGAATTACATAATGCTGAAACGAAAGCctctaaaaatgtcatttttgatTCCACATTTATACCATCATGaatgaatacatttgtttatgtaatggtttagtttttaattagtagctttaagttttatttttgacccCCAGCAAAACTGATCACATATTTCAGGATGTTAGTGCACAGATCTTCTTGAAGTTTAGGCTGTCGGAAGAACAATGctacaataaactttattaatccttGTAAGTTTGAAAGAATATTTAGTTCATAAGAAGGAGCTTTTACATCCCAGGAATGACTGTGTGGTTGGTGTTGCTTTTGAAAACGTAACAAATAATCAAGAAGCACAGTGGggacattttgagaaaaattattGGAAAAGAGGAAGTCTTTGAAATAATGTTGCAAAGACAAACTTTGGAAAGTGGAAGTAATTTTTACTTTCACATCCATCTACGTGTggttgaagacatttttaacagaaaaagcAAATGGTTGTGTAACCCACATAAAATGGGGATGCCTCTTTAAGAAACGGAGGTTAGGGAAGCTAGGTGGTCTACCTAGCCAATAGGAAGTTTAGCTTCCAGTGAGTTTAAACCAATCAGAATTCGGACTGCCGCTGCAGGACCCGCCCTTCCGCAGCATTGAGTGTGTAAGCGAGAGAGATCCGGAAACGATTAAGCTGGGCAGCGTGAGAgtctctgttttaaaacagttatACAACTCTAAACAAACGCTTTCCCAGATCATCCGACTTCTAAGCTGGACGcgtgaagtgaaaaaaaagaaaaggaaagacaaGTTCACTTTTTCTGCTGAACACCGTTAGAGCTGACTCGTTAGCTCTAACGGCCAACGGCTACTGGTTTAGCTCTAACGGCTACTAGGCTAACGTTTTAAGTTCATCCTGTTCTCCGTTCAGTTGAAGGTAAAACCTAATTTACGTTATATTCTTACTTTGTTCACAATGATAGCTCATATTATCAAGGCTAAAGCATGGAAAATATGCCTTATTACACTATCTAGTGCCTCACGGGTCCGGACTGAGAGCCACCATATTGTTGTCCCTAACGTGTCGCATTGAGATCGGTGAGCATATTCTGTGcctttcatttgggtttttgttctgtttatcacatttttgttgaataatattgtttatctgaactatttgattattaaaatgtaaacttttactgattttggataaaatgtaatgtttaatattgtttgaagaaatGCTTTTGTAATTTACAGTAATTGATGTCAAATATACAGAAACATAATTTAAGGATTAAAGCTAGAACAGCTTAATAAAATCCTATGATTCTGCTGGTCCTGTCTGTtgacaggtcaggtttttttttgtttatgctggATTGTTCCTGAGGTGGATTCCTCCTGTGACTTTGATGGCGAGCCTTCCCACCTGGACTTAGAAAGAACTGGATTCCTTCTTTTCCGTTTGGAGTCCTGCTGCACCCCGCGGTGTGGTAGGCTAGTACCACTCACATCTTCACACACAGTTGGTTAGGAGTGAGACCActgactgacatttttctttttattgtttaatccTGGAATTTCTGATCTCACCTTTTGGACTGGTTTTTATTTGGTACCTTGTAACAAACTGCTGTGTAGGAAATTCTCCTCATGTGAATGGTGTTGAGCTGAACCTAATTGGAACTGGAATTGATTGATCTGTTGCCTATTACGATTTAGAATTCAGATCACCAGGGTGCACCCAAAAGATTCAAAACTGAGAACTAGCACTTGGCCaagtatttgtattattttttgtattttattgtgtgtaattttattttcataattgtgtgTCTTGTATAACTGTTTGTTAATTTCATGGTTTATGTCACTAAagccagttgttttttttaaattcatttaactgcctttgtgtgtcatttaaacACCCCACTATGCTCCGATAGTCGAACCTATTGGC from Xiphophorus maculatus strain JP 163 A chromosome 14, X_maculatus-5.0-male, whole genome shotgun sequence includes:
- the LOC102228757 gene encoding poly [ADP-ribose] polymerase 14-like, with translation MHFPGQQAASGATPGTGYQVEVVQGAIEDQQDDAIVCPMIGHDPLSSHIGKTLSNIIGKQLKEKFTKETGKATLPGETVVVDGLPGLKCKAVIFLNLLCWDNKEHGSAAQALRQGIKRILAICKIRGYSSVALPVLGTGVLLRFPHKIASTILLEEIGVYGQNRTEKTSFRVRVIVYPKDKESSQAFKCTQGVLLQNGYISHVDLAEGSFYQCVSVIDDEITAMIGRVKLQLVCGDIVNAGTDVIVNTTNFTNLLTGVSKAILEAAGPAVHAELLQVGTPEDLICSTSAGQLGCKQIIHARFKGSTQRIRSTCKKILQHCESKGYGSVAFPAINTGQARMLFGESCKAMLDGMAVAIKEMNPDFVSLIRIVILEKQVFQAFRSELESRCQQDDVQSWFSFLGFSKRPTKKILDMYLGRSSSTSPQDQTAELPEGAKWAIEDESGELLELCLLDKEADVKRELSLDMSTKDGKRFTVNLKTREATECLTGKSYEMKNVATEPDSVASPLSLELPPQWEPMNGQHFKKVELDPKSTEYQDVADNFHKTTSYNIHKIERVQNVFLWHAFSICRRRILSKNGEADLGEKFLYHGTSAKSCDTIERDRFDRSYAGQHAAVFGKGVYFAVNAKYSATKYSLADESGLKRLYMARVITGRYTVGSSTMKAPPPRGTDPTDCFDSLVNCQVQPVIFVIFHDDQAYPEYLITFS